From a single Drosophila gunungcola strain Sukarami chromosome 2L unlocalized genomic scaffold, Dgunungcola_SK_2 000008F, whole genome shotgun sequence genomic region:
- the LOC128253278 gene encoding protein transport protein Sec61 subunit alpha produces the protein MGIKFLEVIKPFCSILPEIAKPERKIQFREKVLWTAITLFIFLVCCQIPLFGIMSSDSADPFYWIRVILASNRGTLMELGISPIVTSGLIMQLLAGAKIIEVGDTPKDRALFNGAQKLFGMVITIGQAIVYVMTGMYGDPSEIGAGVCLLIIIQLFAAGLIVLLLDELLQKGYGLGSGISLFIATNICETIVWKAFSPTTVTTGRGTEFEGAVIALFHLMATRNDKVRALREAFYRQNLPNLMNLLATVLVFAVVIYFQGFRVDLPIKSARYRGQYSSYPIKLFYTSNIPIILQSALVSNLYVISQMLAVKFQGNFFINLLGVWADVGGGGPARSYPIGGLCYYLSPPESVGHILTDPIHALLYIVFMLGSCAFFSKTWIDVSGSSAKDVAKQLKEQHMVMRGHRENSMIHELNRYIPTAAAFGGLCIGALSVMADFLGAIGSGTGILLAVTIIYQYFEIFVKEQSEMGGMGTLLF, from the exons ATGGGAA TCAAGTTTCTGGAAGTTATCAAACCCTTCTGCAGTATACTGCCGGAAATCGCAAAACCAGAGCGCAAG ATCCAATTCAGGGAGAAAGTGCTATGGACTGCAATCACGCTGTTCATTTTCCTGGTCTGTTGCCAGATCCCGCTCTTCGGCATCATGAGCTCCGACTCTGCGGATCCCTTCTACTGGATTCGTGTGATCCTGGCCTCCAACCGTGGAACCCTCATGGAGCTGGGCATCTCGCCCATCGTGACCTCGGGCCTGATCATGCAGCTGCTGGCCGGAGCGAAGATCATTGAGGTCGGTGACACGCCCAAGGACCGTGCTCTGTTCAACGGCGCCCAGAAGCTCTTTGGCATGGTGATCACCATCGGACAGGCCATCGTCTATGTGATGACCGGCATGTACGGCGATCCGTCGGAGATTGGAGCCGGTGTCTGCCTGCTGATCATCATCCAGCTGTTCGCAGCTGGCCTAattgtgctgctgctggacgaACTCCTGCAGAAGGGCTACGGTCTGGGATCGGGTATTTCCCTCTTTATTGCGACCAACATTTGCGAAACGATTGTGTGGAAGGCATTCAGCCCCACCACTGTGACGACGGGACGCGGCACCGAGTTCGAGGGCGCCGTGATTGCTCTGTTCCACCTGATGGCCACCAGGAACGACAAGGTGCGCGCCCTGCGCGAGGCCTTCTACCGCCAGAACTTGCCCAACCTGATGAACCTGCTGGCCACCGTGCTGGTGTTCGCTGTGGTCATATACTTCCAAGGCTTCCGCGTGGACCTACCCATCAAGAGCGCCCGCTACCGCGGCCAGTACAGCAGCTACCCGATCAAGCTGTTCTACACCTCCAACATCCCCATCATCCTGCAGTCCGCGCTCGTGTCCAACTTGTACGTCATCTCCCAGATGCTGGCCGTCAAGTTCCAGGGCAACTTCTTCATCAACCTTCTGGGTGTGTGGGCCGATGTTGGAGGCGGCGGCCCGGCCCGCTCCTATCCCATCGGCGGTCTGTGCTACTACCTTTCGCCCCCGGAGAGCGTGGGTCACATCCTCACCGACCCCATCCACGCCTTGCTCTACATTGTCTTCATGTTGGGCTCCTGCGCGTTCTTCTCCAAGACCTGGATCGATGTGTCCGGCAGCTCAGCCAAGGAT GTTGCCAAGCAGCTGAAGGAGCAGCACATGGTGATGCGTGGCCATCGCGAGAACTCTATGATCCACGAGCTGAATCGCTACATCCCGACGGCGGCTGCTTTCGGCGGTCTCTGCATCGGAGCTCTGTCAGTGATGGCCGACTTCCTGGGCGCCATCGGCTCCGGAACGGGTATCCTGCTGGCGGTGACCATCATCTACCAGTACTTTGAGATTTTCGTTAAGGAGCAGTCGGAGATGGGCGGCATGGGCACGCTGCTGTTCTAA